The proteins below come from a single Tissierella sp. MB52-C2 genomic window:
- a CDS encoding ABC transporter ATP-binding protein — translation MDPKQGRKRVTGIAGPMNARLTVEKPKDIKYTLKRLWNLFKKEKRPLLITFLLILVSGLLGILVPFLIGKSIDTIFPGMNLVKFQNLRLILLILLSVYILDSLFTFLQEYIVAGIAQSIVYRLREKLFEKLQSLPIMFFDMHTHGEIMSRLTNDIDNVSITISQTTVQLMSSIVNILGSLVMMIYLSPIMTMASLVTIPMVYFLTKFIANRTKVFFKQQQQTLGRLNGHIEETIAGIHVVKSFNNEDKVIEEFKIQNDILRNVGVKAQIWSGFIMPIMNVINNFGFGVIAIFGGYLAVKEVITVGIIASFISYSKQFTRPLNELANTFNTLQSGIAGAERVFEILDEEEERKDSHTSIEKDRIKGEVEFRDVRFEYIEDEPVLKDISFKVRPGTNIALVGPTGAGKTTIVNLLTGFYDINKGEILIDGINIKDYKKDSLRKIFGMVLQDTYLFSGTIKENIKYGKLDATNDEIERAAVLARANDFIDYLPKGYDTFINEGGTNLSQGQRQLLAISRAILSNPSILILDEATSSVDTRTELKIQEAMVKLMENRTTFIIAHRLSTIRDADIIMVIDHGEIVEKGNHEELLELKGHYYNLYQSQFANIEV, via the coding sequence TTGGATCCTAAACAAGGAAGAAAAAGAGTAACAGGTATAGCAGGACCTATGAATGCAAGATTAACTGTGGAGAAACCGAAGGATATAAAGTATACACTAAAAAGATTATGGAATTTATTTAAAAAAGAAAAAAGACCCCTCCTTATAACATTTTTGCTAATATTAGTATCGGGGCTATTAGGTATATTAGTTCCTTTTCTAATTGGAAAATCTATAGATACTATTTTTCCTGGAATGAATCTAGTAAAGTTTCAAAATTTAAGGCTTATTTTACTAATATTATTATCTGTATATATATTAGATAGTTTATTTACATTTTTACAGGAGTATATTGTTGCCGGGATAGCTCAAAGCATAGTATATAGACTGAGGGAAAAATTATTTGAAAAACTTCAATCTCTTCCCATTATGTTTTTCGATATGCATACCCATGGAGAGATTATGAGTAGACTAACCAATGATATAGACAATGTAAGCATTACCATATCTCAGACTACAGTTCAGCTTATGTCATCTATCGTAAACATACTTGGGTCTTTAGTAATGATGATTTATTTAAGTCCTATTATGACAATGGCTAGTTTAGTAACTATACCTATGGTATATTTTTTGACTAAATTTATAGCAAATAGAACAAAGGTGTTTTTTAAACAGCAGCAACAAACTTTAGGAAGATTAAATGGACATATTGAGGAGACCATAGCTGGAATTCATGTGGTGAAATCCTTTAATAATGAAGATAAGGTAATAGAAGAATTTAAAATTCAAAATGATATATTAAGAAATGTAGGAGTCAAGGCTCAAATTTGGTCGGGATTTATAATGCCTATTATGAATGTAATAAATAATTTTGGCTTTGGAGTGATAGCCATATTTGGTGGCTATTTAGCTGTAAAAGAAGTAATAACCGTAGGAATAATAGCAAGCTTTATTTCCTATTCTAAACAATTTACTAGACCTTTAAATGAATTAGCTAATACATTTAATACTTTACAATCAGGTATAGCTGGAGCAGAAAGAGTATTTGAAATATTAGATGAGGAAGAAGAAAGAAAAGATTCTCATACTTCTATAGAAAAGGATAGGATCAAAGGGGAAGTAGAATTTAGAGACGTAAGATTTGAATATATAGAAGATGAACCAGTTCTAAAGGATATATCATTTAAAGTAAGACCAGGAACAAATATTGCCTTAGTAGGGCCTACTGGGGCAGGAAAGACTACTATAGTCAATCTTTTGACTGGATTTTATGATATAAATAAAGGTGAAATATTAATAGATGGAATAAATATTAAAGACTATAAAAAAGATAGTCTAAGAAAAATATTTGGTATGGTTTTACAGGACACTTATCTTTTCTCAGGTACCATCAAAGAAAATATAAAGTATGGAAAACTAGATGCAACAAATGATGAGATAGAGAGAGCAGCTGTTTTAGCAAGGGCAAATGATTTTATAGATTATCTTCCCAAGGGATACGATACATTTATAAATGAAGGGGGAACTAATTTAAGTCAAGGACAAAGACAATTACTTGCCATATCAAGAGCGATTTTATCCAACCCCTCCATACTGATACTAGATGAAGCCACATCATCAGTAGATACAAGGACAGAGTTAAAGATCCAAGAGGCAATGGTGAAATTAATGGAAAATAGAACTACATTTATAATTGCCCATAGACTTTCCACAATAAGAGATGCAGATATAATTATGGTAATAGATCATGGTGAAATAGTAGAAAAAGGAAACCATGAGGAATTACTAGAGCTAAAAGGACATTACTATAATTTATATCAAAGTCAATTTGCTAATATTGAAGTCTAA
- a CDS encoding MarR family transcriptional regulator produces MDVINKDSLYYIFLEILRLHHIRTHMLLDEIGIYPGQPPLLFILNKKDGQSQREISDKLMLAPATLTVMIKRMEKSGLVIRKQDNKDHRISRVYITEEGKKICKDALKATNIIGEECFGNFTPEEKIILRRLLMEMRDNLDKANRKE; encoded by the coding sequence ATGGATGTAATAAATAAGGATTCTTTATATTATATATTTCTTGAAATTCTAAGACTTCATCATATTCGTACCCATATGTTACTTGATGAAATAGGAATATACCCAGGACAGCCACCTTTATTATTTATCTTAAATAAAAAAGATGGTCAGAGTCAGAGAGAAATAAGTGACAAACTAATGCTAGCCCCTGCAACTTTGACAGTAATGATAAAGAGAATGGAGAAATCAGGTCTAGTAATACGAAAACAAGATAATAAAGATCATAGAATTTCTAGAGTATATATAACTGAAGAAGGGAAAAAAATATGTAAAGATGCACTAAAGGCAACTAATATAATTGGAGAAGAATGTTTTGGAAATTTTACACCAGAAGAAAAAATCATTTTAAGAAGATTATTAATGGAAATGAGGGATAATTTAGATAAAGCAAATCGCAAAGAATAG
- a CDS encoding ABC transporter ATP-binding protein codes for MLKLYKEFKPFTLLIFIVIALLFLQASTELALPDYMSNIVNIGIQQNGIENVVPEVIRASELEKINIFLNDEERELINNSYILIEENKVADKEYKDYLKKYPILENEALYMLNTKDKEDIEDMSSFLGKPMLIIWAIENGTPEGIGAENKGTNPFANLPEGTDPFVVLKSLPQEQLQEIKSSVEEQFNNLPDTMINQAAINYVKAEYENIGINIKKTQSNYILYIGGIMLLISLISMVASISVGFLSSRISSGIGRNLRKKVFKKVTQFSNNEFDDFSTASLITRSTNDIQQVQQFTMIMLRIIFFAPIMGVGGVIRALRTNTSMAWIVGVGVMAILTLVIVLFSVVMPKFKKLQDLVDKVNLVMREALNGLMVIRAFNTQKVEEKKFDKANNDLTKTNLFVSRVMTMMMPTMMLIMNGIMLLIIWVGAHEIDNGVIQVGDMMAFIQYTMQIIMSFLMISMVSIILPRASVSAGRIAEVLNKDFIIQEPKNPKKLTNNAKGTLEFKNVNFKYPGAEEYVLEDISFVAKPGETTAFIGSTGSGKSTLINLIPRFYDVTKGQILIDGIDIRDMDIHDLREQIGYIPQKGILFSGTIESNLKYGKNRNATEKDVFRAIEISQAKEFIDAKEEGILTEISQGGTNVSGGQRQRLSIARALTKEAKIFIFDDSFSALDFKTDAALRKAMSEEVKDKTVLIVAQRINTIMNAENIVVLDEGKIVGEGTHKELLKNCPVYRQIALSQLSEEELAI; via the coding sequence ATGCTAAAACTATATAAAGAATTTAAACCATTTACTCTATTAATATTTATTGTAATAGCATTGCTTTTCCTTCAGGCTAGTACAGAACTTGCCTTACCTGATTATATGTCTAATATAGTCAATATAGGAATACAGCAAAATGGAATAGAAAATGTAGTACCAGAAGTAATAAGAGCTTCTGAATTGGAAAAGATAAATATATTTTTAAATGATGAAGAAAGAGAATTAATAAATAACAGCTATATACTAATAGAAGAAAATAAGGTAGCAGATAAAGAATATAAAGACTACTTAAAGAAATATCCTATCTTAGAAAATGAAGCATTATATATGCTAAATACTAAAGATAAGGAAGATATTGAAGATATGAGTTCCTTCTTAGGAAAGCCTATGCTTATTATATGGGCAATAGAAAATGGAACTCCTGAAGGAATTGGAGCAGAAAATAAAGGCACAAATCCTTTTGCTAATTTACCAGAGGGTACAGATCCTTTCGTGGTGCTGAAAAGTTTACCACAGGAACAACTTCAAGAAATTAAGTCTAGTGTTGAAGAACAATTCAATAACTTACCTGATACCATGATAAATCAGGCTGCCATAAACTATGTTAAGGCTGAGTATGAAAATATAGGTATAAATATAAAAAAGACTCAATCTAATTATATTTTATACATAGGTGGAATAATGTTACTTATTTCACTTATAAGCATGGTTGCATCAATATCAGTTGGATTTCTATCATCTAGAATTTCATCAGGAATTGGTAGAAATTTAAGGAAAAAGGTATTTAAAAAAGTAACTCAGTTTTCCAATAATGAATTTGATGATTTTTCAACAGCATCATTAATAACTAGAAGTACAAACGATATTCAGCAAGTCCAACAATTTACTATGATTATGTTAAGAATTATATTTTTTGCACCTATTATGGGAGTTGGCGGAGTTATAAGAGCTCTTAGAACTAATACTTCTATGGCATGGATAGTAGGAGTAGGGGTTATGGCTATCTTAACATTGGTTATAGTCTTGTTTTCAGTAGTTATGCCTAAGTTTAAAAAATTACAGGATCTTGTAGATAAAGTCAACCTTGTAATGAGAGAAGCTCTTAATGGATTAATGGTAATAAGAGCCTTTAATACTCAAAAAGTTGAAGAAAAGAAATTCGATAAGGCAAATAATGATTTAACAAAAACAAATTTATTTGTATCAAGGGTAATGACTATGATGATGCCAACCATGATGCTTATTATGAATGGGATTATGCTTCTTATAATATGGGTAGGTGCCCATGAGATAGATAATGGAGTAATCCAGGTAGGAGACATGATGGCATTTATTCAATATACTATGCAGATTATAATGTCCTTCCTTATGATATCTATGGTTTCAATCATACTTCCAAGAGCTTCTGTATCAGCTGGAAGAATTGCCGAAGTATTAAATAAGGACTTTATAATTCAAGAACCTAAAAATCCTAAAAAACTTACAAATAATGCAAAGGGAACTTTAGAGTTTAAAAATGTTAATTTCAAATATCCAGGAGCAGAGGAATATGTATTGGAAGATATATCTTTTGTGGCAAAACCTGGAGAAACTACAGCTTTCATAGGTAGTACAGGAAGTGGGAAATCAACTCTTATTAATTTAATACCAAGATTTTATGATGTTACTAAAGGACAAATTCTAATTGATGGAATAGATATAAGAGATATGGATATTCATGATTTAAGAGAACAAATAGGATATATCCCCCAAAAAGGAATCCTTTTTTCAGGAACAATAGAAAGCAATTTAAAATATGGAAAAAATAGAAATGCTACAGAGAAAGATGTTTTCAGAGCCATAGAAATATCTCAAGCTAAGGAGTTTATAGATGCAAAGGAAGAAGGGATTTTAACTGAAATATCTCAAGGGGGAACCAATGTATCTGGTGGTCAAAGACAGAGACTTTCCATAGCTAGAGCACTGACTAAGGAAGCTAAGATATTTATCTTTGATGATAGCTTTTCAGCTCTTGACTTTAAAACAGATGCAGCACTACGAAAAGCCATGAGTGAAGAGGTTAAAGATAAAACTGTACTCATAGTAGCTCAAAGAATAAATACAATAATGAATGCTGAAAATATTGTAGTTTTAGACGAAGGAAAAATAGTTGGGGAAGGAACTCATAAGGAGCTTTTGAAGAATTGTCCAGTTTATAGACAAATAGCTCTATCCCAACTATCAGAGGAGGAATTAGCCATATGA
- a CDS encoding ABC transporter ATP-binding protein has product MSEKNIKRNTPRGGHMGGGPVGARFEKPEDFKGTFSKLLAYLKPYTFKLIVVMIFAIGSTVFSIVGPKILGKATTKIFEGLVAKVSGAGEGIDFQYILNIVLLLIGLYVISALFSYIQGFIVTGVAQKVSYNLRKEISEKINKLPLKYFDNISHGDVLSRVTNDVDTVSQTLNQSMSQIITSATTLVGVLIMMLSISWQMTILAILILPLSMGLVMAIVKRSQKYFKAQQESLGKVNGHIEEIYGGHNIMKAFNAEEEAVEEFTKINGELYSSAWKSQFLSGMMMPIMNFIGNLGYVAVSILGGWFAVRKTIEVGDILSFIQYIRNFTQPIAQVAQISNVLQSTVAAAERVFVFLDEEEEVKESTTPVKLEEVEGRVTFENVKFGYSEDKIIINNFSQNIKPGQKVAIVGPTGAGKTTIVKLLMRFYDLNEGRILIDGNDINDFTRENLRNNFGMVLQDTWLFSGTIMENIKYGRLDATDAEVIEASKSAHAHRFIQTLPDGYNMVINEEANNISQGQKQLLTIARAILSDPKILILDEATSSVDTRTEVLIQKAMENLMKGRTSFIIAHRLSTIRDADLILVMKDGDIIEQGSHEELLKKNGFYAELYNSQFAA; this is encoded by the coding sequence ATGAGTGAAAAAAATATAAAAAGAAATACTCCCAGAGGCGGACATATGGGTGGTGGGCCTGTGGGGGCTAGGTTTGAGAAACCTGAGGATTTTAAGGGGACATTTTCAAAGTTATTAGCTTATCTAAAACCATATACATTTAAATTAATTGTAGTAATGATATTTGCCATAGGTAGTACAGTATTTTCCATAGTAGGACCCAAAATTCTTGGTAAGGCTACAACTAAGATATTTGAAGGATTAGTAGCTAAAGTATCTGGGGCAGGTGAAGGAATAGATTTCCAATATATATTAAATATAGTATTGCTTTTAATAGGACTATATGTAATATCTGCCTTATTTTCCTATATACAAGGGTTTATAGTAACTGGAGTGGCACAAAAGGTAAGCTATAATTTAAGAAAAGAAATATCTGAAAAAATAAATAAACTTCCACTTAAATATTTTGATAATATAAGTCATGGAGATGTTTTATCTAGAGTTACAAATGATGTAGATACTGTGAGTCAGACATTGAACCAGAGTATGAGTCAAATAATAACTTCCGCCACTACTCTAGTAGGAGTTCTTATTATGATGTTATCTATATCTTGGCAGATGACTATTCTAGCCATTTTAATATTACCTTTATCCATGGGGTTAGTTATGGCAATAGTTAAAAGGTCACAGAAATATTTCAAGGCACAACAGGAAAGCTTAGGAAAGGTAAACGGACATATAGAAGAAATCTATGGTGGTCATAATATAATGAAGGCTTTTAATGCAGAAGAAGAGGCAGTTGAAGAATTTACAAAGATTAATGGAGAACTTTATAGTTCTGCATGGAAGTCACAATTCCTTTCTGGAATGATGATGCCTATTATGAACTTCATTGGTAATCTAGGTTATGTAGCAGTATCAATTTTAGGTGGATGGTTTGCAGTTAGAAAAACCATAGAAGTAGGAGATATACTTTCTTTTATTCAATATATAAGAAACTTTACTCAGCCTATAGCTCAAGTAGCACAAATATCTAATGTATTACAATCTACAGTGGCTGCTGCTGAAAGGGTATTTGTATTTTTAGATGAAGAAGAGGAAGTAAAGGAATCAACTACGCCTGTTAAATTAGAGGAAGTAGAAGGAAGAGTTACCTTTGAAAATGTTAAATTTGGATATAGTGAAGATAAAATAATAATAAATAATTTTTCACAAAACATAAAACCAGGGCAAAAAGTTGCCATAGTAGGGCCTACTGGTGCAGGAAAAACTACCATAGTAAAATTACTAATGAGATTCTATGATCTAAATGAAGGTAGAATTTTAATAGATGGTAACGATATAAATGATTTTACAAGGGAAAATTTAAGAAATAACTTTGGAATGGTTCTTCAAGATACATGGCTATTTAGTGGAACAATAATGGAAAATATAAAATATGGCAGATTAGATGCAACAGATGCAGAAGTAATAGAAGCTTCTAAATCTGCCCATGCTCATAGATTTATTCAAACATTACCAGATGGATATAATATGGTCATAAATGAAGAAGCAAATAATATATCTCAAGGACAAAAACAACTTTTAACCATAGCAAGGGCAATACTCTCCGATCCTAAAATACTTATCTTAGATGAGGCAACATCTTCTGTAGATACAAGGACGGAGGTATTAATTCAAAAAGCAATGGAAAACCTTATGAAGGGAAGAACATCCTTTATAATTGCCCATAGACTTTCAACCATAAGAGATGCAGATTTAATTCTAGTAATGAAAGATGGAGATATAATAGAGCAAGGAAGCCATGAAGAGCTTCTAAAGAAAAATGGATTTTATGCAGAATTATATAATAGTCAATTTGCAGCATAA
- a CDS encoding aspartate kinase: protein MPIIVQKYGGTSVETIDKINFIADLIIERKKSGFDIVTVVSAMGKTTNNLIEMTKKISKNPSARELDMLLSTGEQITSALLAISLKEKGQDAIALTGFQAGITTDDKHTKSTILDIDIKNIKKQLSEGKVIIVAGFQGISHNGDITTLGRGGSDTTAVALAAKLDCPCEIYTDVQGIYGVDPRIYPNAKKLDYISYDEMIEMSSLGANVIATRAIEIGCKYHVPIYIALSTDQHKGTYIKEYDESMESKVITGLTVSDSDLMVTINNIPYCIRRIYSLFNKLSERDINIDMISQTAPIGGYVNISFTAPKDSKKSINNIINELKITMKEIKADIEENITKISVIGLGMRTRSGVAAKIFEIFVTNNIEFKQVTTSEIRISYTINTKDKDKAIINIAREFKL, encoded by the coding sequence TTGCCCATTATAGTACAGAAATATGGTGGAACATCAGTAGAGACAATTGATAAAATCAATTTTATAGCTGATCTTATTATAGAACGCAAAAAATCTGGTTTTGATATTGTTACTGTTGTTTCTGCCATGGGAAAAACTACTAACAACCTTATTGAAATGACAAAGAAAATTTCTAAAAACCCTAGTGCACGAGAATTAGATATGCTCTTATCTACAGGAGAACAAATTACATCAGCCCTTTTAGCTATATCACTAAAAGAAAAAGGACAAGATGCCATAGCATTAACTGGATTCCAAGCTGGCATAACAACTGATGACAAACATACTAAGTCCACTATTTTAGATATTGATATTAAAAATATAAAAAAACAACTAAGTGAAGGGAAAGTAATCATAGTAGCTGGATTTCAAGGTATAAGCCATAATGGAGACATAACAACCTTAGGTAGAGGTGGTTCAGATACTACTGCTGTTGCATTGGCAGCTAAGTTAGATTGTCCCTGTGAAATATATACTGATGTACAAGGTATTTACGGCGTTGACCCTCGAATATATCCAAATGCAAAAAAGTTAGATTATATTAGTTATGATGAAATGATTGAGATGTCCAGTTTAGGTGCTAATGTCATAGCAACTAGAGCTATTGAAATAGGATGTAAATATCATGTGCCTATTTATATTGCATTAAGCACTGATCAGCACAAAGGAACCTATATAAAGGAGTATGATGAGTCTATGGAATCCAAAGTAATTACAGGTCTTACTGTTAGTGATAGTGATTTGATGGTAACAATTAATAATATACCTTATTGTATTAGAAGAATATATAGCTTATTTAATAAATTATCTGAAAGAGATATAAATATTGATATGATTAGCCAAACTGCACCAATAGGTGGATATGTCAATATTTCTTTTACTGCTCCCAAAGACAGTAAGAAATCAATAAACAATATAATTAATGAATTAAAAATAACAATGAAAGAAATAAAAGCTGATATAGAAGAGAATATAACCAAAATTTCAGTAATAGGATTAGGCATGAGAACTCGATCTGGAGTTGCAGCAAAGATATTTGAAATCTTTGTTACTAATAATATTGAATTTAAACAAGTTACTACTTCAGAAATTAGAATATCATATACAATAAATACTAAGGATAAAGATAAAGCAATAATTAATATTGCTAGGGAGTTTAAATTATAA
- a CDS encoding ABC transporter transmembrane domain-containing protein gives MTEVAQRVSYNLRKEISKKANKFSLKYFDNISHEDVLSRVTNDVDTVSQTLKQSMSQIITSATTLGS, from the coding sequence ATGACTGAAGTAGCACAAAGGGTAAGCTATAATTTAAGAAAAGAAATATCTAAAAAAGCAAATAAATTTTCACTTAAATATTTTGATAATATAAGTCATGAAGACGTATTATCTAGGGTTACAAATGATGTAGATACTGTAAGTCAGACCTTGAAGCAAAGTATGAGTCAAATAATAACCTCTGCCACTACTTTAGGCAGTTAG
- a CDS encoding helix-turn-helix transcriptional regulator: protein MLNGSKVRELRNSKGYTTLDISNFTHISKSYIEELERGTKKNPAFNKVVLLAEVLGVKIDDLILRI, encoded by the coding sequence ATGTTAAATGGTTCGAAGGTAAGAGAACTAAGAAACAGCAAAGGATATACTACATTAGATATATCAAATTTCACTCATATCTCTAAATCTTATATTGAAGAACTAGAGCGAGGAACCAAGAAGAATCCTGCTTTCAATAAGGTGGTTTTGCTGGCAGAAGTTTTAGGTGTTAAGATAGATGATTTAATTTTAAGGATATAA
- a CDS encoding class 1 isoprenoid biosynthesis enzyme, with amino-acid sequence MIRDLKEKYLSLWWDTEADLHMENNKISLIEKLTNERRIEQFRKELFKILKKAPNKDEEESWRKSILTQIKDMEMNILGSRESIIDFFIDSGYASVTEDFIDEVKEFDPQIHVYDIFQAIRNVWIMNSIQILFDMKVKLTPSIFSYSMLYPYSDNYLDDSSISNTDKVEFNKRFRKWILGEEVKPLNCNEERIYKLIKKIEEEFERDIFKGLFQSLLDIHSAQVKSLIQQREKTLPYEKDIIGITFEKGGTSVLADGYLVRGTLEKEEAEFMFCYGVFLQIIDDLQDIEEDYNNKHMTIFSQIDGKYPLDRIINKLINFIDEFFNKELVFVSEEAEKLKKVIQDCSRIMIFEAISKNKKRFTKEYIKSIESYSIVRFSYFKKIKKKFQKTFSQEDIIRICNILGNSKLEIDIGI; translated from the coding sequence ATGATAAGGGATTTGAAAGAAAAATATCTGTCTCTATGGTGGGATACAGAAGCAGATTTACATATGGAAAATAATAAAATATCTCTCATAGAAAAACTGACAAATGAGAGAAGAATAGAGCAATTTAGAAAAGAACTTTTTAAAATCTTAAAAAAAGCTCCCAATAAAGATGAGGAAGAATCATGGAGAAAGTCCATATTGACACAGATAAAAGATATGGAAATGAATATATTAGGGAGTAGAGAAAGTATAATAGATTTTTTTATTGATAGTGGCTATGCCAGTGTGACAGAAGATTTTATAGATGAAGTAAAAGAATTTGATCCCCAAATACATGTCTATGATATATTTCAGGCAATTAGGAATGTGTGGATTATGAATAGTATACAGATATTATTCGATATGAAAGTTAAGTTAACGCCCTCAATATTTTCATATAGTATGTTATATCCTTATAGTGATAATTATTTAGATGATTCCAGTATTTCAAATACAGATAAGGTAGAATTTAATAAAAGGTTTAGAAAATGGATATTAGGAGAAGAGGTTAAACCTTTAAATTGTAATGAAGAGCGTATTTATAAATTAATAAAAAAGATAGAAGAGGAATTTGAAAGAGATATATTTAAAGGGTTGTTCCAGAGTTTATTAGATATTCATAGTGCCCAGGTAAAAAGTCTTATACAGCAAAGAGAAAAAACATTACCCTACGAAAAAGACATAATAGGAATTACCTTTGAAAAAGGTGGAACCTCTGTATTGGCAGATGGATATTTAGTTAGGGGAACCTTAGAAAAAGAAGAAGCTGAATTTATGTTTTGCTATGGAGTATTTCTTCAAATAATAGATGATTTGCAAGATATAGAAGAAGATTACAATAATAAACACATGACCATATTTTCTCAAATAGATGGAAAATATCCCTTAGATAGAATTATAAATAAATTAATAAATTTTATTGATGAATTCTTTAATAAGGAGCTTGTCTTTGTTTCTGAAGAGGCAGAAAAATTAAAGAAAGTAATACAGGATTGCTCTAGGATTATGATATTTGAAGCTATATCTAAAAATAAAAAAAGATTTACTAAAGAATATATAAAATCAATAGAGTCCTATTCAATAGTTAGATTTTCTTACTTTAAAAAGATTAAGAAGAAATTCCAAAAAACATTTTCCCAAGAGGATATTATTAGAATTTGCAATATATTAGGTAACAGTAAATTAGAGATAGACATAGGAATATGA
- a CDS encoding LytTR family DNA-binding domain-containing protein — MSKILIVEDEPIIANGLAAMINSINSKINITITGYAKEALKYAKDINYDVFLLDIQLKDYSGFELAKEIRNINNYKLTPIVFITAVPTRELMAFKEIHCYDYIVKPFKEETVKTILETIINYGVIKEEDTYLKLKQKEYTYFIKQDEIIYIESQNRKIFISTIKERIELSTYTLSQLLKELNTNFIQCHRGYIVNINYIEKIDKGNNDIYIKGAELPISIGRKYRDLIRSKLK; from the coding sequence ATGTCTAAGATATTAATTGTTGAAGATGAACCTATAATTGCAAATGGATTGGCAGCAATGATTAACTCTATAAACAGCAAAATAAATATTACCATAACTGGCTATGCCAAAGAAGCCTTAAAATATGCAAAGGATATTAATTATGATGTATTTTTACTAGATATTCAACTGAAAGATTATTCAGGATTTGAATTAGCTAAAGAAATACGAAATATTAACAATTATAAGCTGACACCAATTGTATTTATAACTGCTGTACCAACTAGAGAATTAATGGCATTTAAAGAAATACATTGCTATGACTATATTGTAAAGCCATTTAAAGAAGAAACAGTAAAAACTATTTTAGAAACTATAATCAATTATGGAGTAATAAAAGAAGAGGATACCTACCTAAAATTAAAGCAAAAAGAATATACTTATTTTATAAAGCAGGATGAAATCATTTATATTGAGTCTCAAAATAGAAAAATATTTATTTCAACAATAAAAGAACGAATAGAATTATCCACATATACTTTAAGTCAATTATTGAAAGAGCTAAATACTAATTTTATACAATGTCATAGGGGTTATATAGTTAATATCAATTATATTGAAAAAATTGATAAAGGTAACAATGATATTTATATTAAGGGTGCTGAACTTCCCATTTCCATTGGCAGAAAGTATAGGGATTTAATAAGGAGTAAGTTGAAATGA